A DNA window from Argiope bruennichi chromosome X2, qqArgBrue1.1, whole genome shotgun sequence contains the following coding sequences:
- the LOC129959969 gene encoding uncharacterized protein LOC129959969: MTLLRVLLMSGAIIVSVQTFPSTTRDYEKKSTAELEAKETTDSIPVHTEDPQTMLEIQTNSDGESSTIEFVLKSPKEGMSIQKGSAREKYTISNLTMKNEAEKLNLLDSSKANEIESDRKDELYKLNITVVSKIGDFPTDIQIKRDQWLFNPQEMSSIMGGLPKYYYDAAKPIRPFPELSETEKGVAINSEKRPVNLQAPLVEKSNQPPETGGPLLYPQSVFSREIDVPFYF; encoded by the coding sequence gtATTGCTGATGTCAGGTGCAATTATTGTATCAGTCCAGACTTTTCCTAGTACTACTagagattatgaaaaaaaatccacagCTGAACTAGAAGCAAAAGAAACCACAGATTCTATTCCAGTACATACAGAGGACCCTCAAACAATGTTGGAAATACAAACTAATTCCGACGGGGAATCATCTACAATAGAGTTTGTATTAAAAAGCCCAAAAGAAGGTATGAGTATTCAGAAAGGTTCAGCTCGTGAAAAATACACCATTTCTAACTTGACTATGAAGAATGAAGCTGAAAAACTAAATTTACTGGATTCAAGTAAAGCCAATGAAATTGAATCCGATAGAAAAGacgaattatataaattgaatatcaCAGTTGTCTCAAAAATAGGAGACTTTCCTACTGATATACAAATCAAAAGAGATCAGTGGTTGTTTAACCCACAAGAAATGTCTTCAATCATGGGAGGATtgccaaaatattattatgatgcAGCAAAACCTATTAGACCATTTCCTGAATTAAGTGAAACAGAAAAAGGTGTAgcaattaattctgaaaaaagacCTGTGAATTTACAGGCACCTTTAGTTGAAAAATCTAATCAACCACCAGAAACAGGTGGTCCTTTGCTATATCCACAATCAGTATTCAGTAGAGAGATTGatgttccattttatttttaa